The following are from one region of the Quercus robur chromosome 1, dhQueRobu3.1, whole genome shotgun sequence genome:
- the LOC126731345 gene encoding disease resistance protein RPV1-like isoform X4: protein MALVTTKGASSSSSSFTHQPKNFNVFLSFRGEDTRFGFVSHLYHALCLQGIHTFIDNDLERGEEISTELLKTIENSTLSVIIFSENYASSAWCLDELAKIIECWENIQSVLPTFYKVDSYGVRKSVLPIFYKVDPSKVRKQQGKFGEALTRHEENFNDKEKVQRWRKALLKAGGISGWHCNNSSNECELIQEIVKEISKSKLNQMELHVAKYPVGIKSRAEALITHLYIESNEDIHMVAIYGLGGVGKTTIAKDIYNKISHHFKAKVFLENVRERSQTNEGIICLQKILLSKILGSRNLEVCNVSIGITMINECLCQKRVLIILDDVDNLDQIEKMLGKCDQFAAGSRIIMTTRNKRLLGTLGNGISTYEYEVKELNENEAIELFSKHAFQSNKPNGDYLELAHKVIHYAKGLPLALVVMGADLYRRPKLEWESALKKYEKIPNGDIQKILKISYDGLDENEQNIFLDIACFFKGYCMNYDKVVAILEGCDLEPVDGISRLIDKCLVTGDHYNELSMHDLLQRMGREIVRQESPQNPGERSRLWHCEDVLEVLTENTGSDIIQSIRLDPSEPIELQLNAQIFRKMKNLRLLTIHNVRCQGHLEYLPNGLNLLDWPEYPFPLLPSHFSPKNLVVLNMAGNQLEKTFKQVFAFKTLSYVDFSRCESILKIPDLSMSPNIKELKLVYCKNLVKIDDSVGRLDKLELWDLTGCKKLETLPSCLSMKSLRSFNLDSCRSLKMFPPNISQEMKSLKRLHLYGTGISELPQSFGNLTGITDLVLGYWAVRLHLPGSIYNLQCLQILYLIGDFTFPKDEEPLCNSYGGFSKYVFPSLNSLFFSDFSNLSEMEFILNYCCPPTLGELYINGSNIVNLPKSIDRFQSLEFLEIARCYGLEEIPRFPQSVRYVSAPAREILVQIPEILRLPPNIPPCLGVSSHMLIGPHPHSSSTISPVSVPEKYVFLSDYNFVVDLLGDEIIEIPNWLNHQRNGNSISFFIGPEIPTITLCLCVEIKMIAYDIYDVNYHAVISINGCERLFESSCFSNKYGAQLVFCCRLQSSLQILFEDLNLGDRNLVQIFCEASNDTGKIVSEIKRVGVHVECICSPQKSQKVSKKRNWPLESRICTCLCLAQTHCQCPKQLCSTYSTGPTSVHSGYSDNCIISSAMDGGGSSSISLSSNSGLSMDVTNGSEFDFGFQSTLGDGFDMGSSSLIDDSDFSPYP, encoded by the exons ATGGCGCTTGTGACCACCAAAGGAGCctcatcttcctcttcctctttcacCCACCAACCCAAGAACTTCAATGTTTTTTTGAGTTTCAGAGGTGAAGACACCCGTTTTGGTTTTGTAAGCCATCTGTATCACGCTTTGTGTCTCCAAGGTATTCACACCTTCATCGATAATGATCTTGAAAGGGGAGAAGAAATTTCTACAGAGCTTCTCAAAACCATTGAGAATTCAACGTTGTCAGTTATTATATTTTCTGAAAACTATGCATCCTCCGCTTGGTGTTTGGATGAACTTGCTAAGATTATTGAGTGTTGGGAAAATATTCAATCGGTGTTACCAACTTTTTACAAAGTGGATTCATATGGAGTTCGTAAATCGGTGTTaccaattttttacaaggtgGATCCATCTAAAGTTCGTAAGCAGCAAGGAAAGTTTGGGGAAGCACTAACTAgacatgaagaaaattttaatgataaaGAGAAAGTACAAAGGTGGAGGAAAGCTCTACTTAAGGCAGGCGGAATTTCTGGATGGCACTGCAATAACAG CAGCAACGAATGTGAACTTATCCAAGAAATTGTTAAAGAGATCTCAAAGTCTAAACTAAATCAGATGGAATTACATGTTGCTAAATATCCAGTTGGAATAAAGTCTCGTGCAGAGGCTTTAATAACACATTTATATATTGAATCAAATGAGGATATTCACATGGTAGCGATCTATGGCCTTGGTGGAGTAGGCAAAACTACAATCGCAAAAgatatttataacaaaatttcaCATCATTTCAAAGCAAAAGTTTTTCTAGAGAATGTTAGAGAGAGGTCACAGACAAATGAAGGCATAATATGTCTACAAAAGATACTTCTTTCTAAGATCTTAGGGAGCAGGAATTTGGAAGTGTGTAATGTATCTATTGGAATCACTATGATAAATGAATGTCTTTGCCAAAAGAGGGTTCTTATCATACTTGACGATGTGGATAATttggaccaaatagaaaaaatgcTTGGAAAATGTGATCAGTTTGCTGCTGGAAGTAGAATCATTATGACAACAAGAAATAAACGCTTGCTTGGAACTCTTGGAAATGGTATTTCAACCTATGAATATGAGGTCAAGGaattaaatgaaaatgaagCTATTGAACTCTTTAGTAAGCATGCTTTCCAAAGTAACAAACCCAATGGAGATTATTTGGAACTTGCGCACAAAGTTATACATTATGCCAAAGGCCTTCCACTAGCTCTTGTAGTAATGGGTGCTGATCTGTATCGAAGACCAAAACTTGAATGGGAAAGTGCTctaaaaaagtatgaaaaaattCCGAATGGAGATATTCAAAAGATACTGAAAATAAGTTATGATGGATTAGATGAAAATGAACAGAATATTTTCCttgatattgcatgtttcttcaAGGGATATTGCATGAATTATGATAAGGTTGTGGCTATACTAGAAGGTTGTGATTTAGAACCAGTAGATGGTATTTCAAGACTTATTGATAAATGTCTCGTGACTGGTGATCATTATAATGAATTGTCAATGCATGATTTGCTACAAAGAATGGGTAGAGAAATTGTTCGACAAGAATCACCACAAAATCCAGGAGAACGTAGTAGACTATGGCATTGTGAGGATGTTCTTGAGGTATTAACTGAAAATACG GGGTCAGATATAATTCAAAGCATAAGGTTGGATCCGTCTGAGCCAATAGAGTTGCAATTGAATGCACAAATATTTCGTAAGATGAAAAATCTTAGATTGCTTACAATTCACAATGTACGTTGCCAAGGACAC CTTGAATATCTTCCCAATGGGTTAAATCTGCTTGATTGGCCTGAATATCCATTCCCTCTGCTTCCATCCCATTTTTCTCCTAAAAATCTGGTCGTACTCAACATGGCCGGTAACCAATTAGAGAAAACATTCAAGCAG GTTTTTGCATTCAAAACCTTGAGTTATGTGGACTTCAGTCGGTGTGAATCCATTTTGAAAATACCCGACTTATCAATGAGCCCAAACATAAAGGAATTGAAACTTGTGTACTGTAAAAATTTAGTTAAGATTGATGACTCCGTGGGGCGTCTTGATAAGCTTGAACTGTGGGACCTTACGGGTTGCAAAAAACTTGAAACTCTTCCGAGTTGTCTCTCGATGAAGTCTCTTAGATCTTTTAATCTTGATTCCTGCAGAAGCCTTAAGATGTTCCCCCCCAATATTTCGCAAGAAATGAAAAGTTTAAAGAGGTTACATTTGTACGGGACTGGAATTAGTGAGTTGCCTCAGTCATTTGGGAATCTCACTGGGATTACTGATTTAGTTCTCGGATACTGGGCGGTACGGCTACATCTTCCAGGTAGCATCTATAACTTACAATGTCTTCAGATTCTCTATCTTATTGGCGATTTCACATTTCCGAAGGACGAGGAGCCACTGTGCAATTCTTACGGAGGCTTTTCCAAATATGTTTTTCCAAGCTTGAACAGTCTATTTTTTTCCGATTTTTCAAATCTCTCAGAAAtggaatttattttgaattattgtTGCCCCCCTACATTGGGAGAATTATATATCAATGGTAGCAATATTGTTAACCTCCCAAAAAGCATTGACAGATTTCAGAGTTTAGAATTTCTCGAAATCGCACGTTGCTATGGACTTGAGGAAATTCCAAGGTTTCCACAAAGTGTAAGATATGTATCTGCACCAGCAAGGGAAATATTGGTTCAG ATTCCAGAAATATTAAGGCTTCCACCAAATATACCACCTTGTTTAGGTGTGAGTAGCCACATGTTAATAGGTCCACACCCCCACTCATCTTCTACAATATCCCCAGTGAGTGTCCCCGAGAAGTATGTCTTCCTTAGTGACTATAACTTTGTGGTAGATTTACTTGGGGATGAGATCATTGAGATTCCAAATTGGTTAAACCACCAACGCAATGGAAATTCAATATCATTCTTCATTGGTCCAGAAATTCCAACAATTACTCTGTGTCTGTGTGTTGAGATTAAAATGATAGCGTATGATATTTATGATGTTAATTATCATGCTGTCATTTCCATCAATGGTTGTGAACGACTGTTTGAAAGCTCATGTTTTAGTAATAAATATGGTGCGCAGCTGGTGTTTTGTTGTAGACTTCAGAGCTCATTGCAGATACTATTTGAGGACTTGAATCTAGGTGATCGGAATCTTGTTCAGATTTTCTGTGAAGCCTCAAATGATACTGGAAAAATTGTTTCTGAGATTAAAAGGGTAGGGGTCCATGTAGAATGCATTTGTTCTCctcaaaaatcacaaaaagtTAGCAAAAAGAGAAACTGGCCCCTAGAATCAAGGATCTGCACATGTTTGTGTTTAGCACAAACCCATTGCCAGTGTCCAAAGCAGCTTTGCTCCACATATTCAACAGGACCAACTTCAGTGCATTCAGGCTATTCGGACAATTGTATTATCTCAAGTGCTATGGATGGTGGCGGGTCATCCTCGATTTCTTTGTCATCTAATTCAGGGCTTTCTATGGACGTGACAAATGGGTCtgaatttgattttggatttcaaTCAACCCTTGGTGATGGGTTTGACATGGGTTCTTCCTCTTTAATAGATGATTCTGACTTTAGTCCATATCCATAG
- the LOC126731345 gene encoding disease resistance protein RUN1-like isoform X7 codes for MALVTTKGASSSSSSFTHQPKNFNVFLSFRGEDTRFGFVSHLYHALCLQGIHTFIDNDLERGEEISTELLKTIENSTLSVIIFSENYASSAWCLDELAKIIECWENIQSVLPTFYKVDSYGVRKSVLPIFYKVDPSKVRKQQGKFGEALTRHEENFNDKEKVQRWRKALLKAGGISGWHCNNSNECELIQEIVKEISKSKLNQMELHVAKYPVGIKSRAEALITHLYIESNEDIHMVAIYGLGGVGKTTIAKDIYNKISHHFKAKVFLENVRERSQTNEGIICLQKILLSKILGSRNLEVCNVSIGITMINECLCQKRVLIILDDVDNLDQIEKMLGKCDQFAAGSRIIMTTRNKRLLGTLGNGISTYEYEVKELNENEAIELFSKHAFQSNKPNGDYLELAHKVIHYAKGLPLALVVMGADLYRRPKLEWESALKKYEKIPNGDIQKILKISYDGLDENEQNIFLDIACFFKGYCMNYDKVVAILEGCDLEPVDGISRLIDKCLVTGDHYNELSMHDLLQRMGREIVRQESPQNPGERSRLWHCEDVLEVLTKNTGSDIIQSIRLDPSEPIELQLNAQIFRKMKNLRLLTIHNVHCQGHLEYLPNGLNLLDWPEYPFPLLPSHFSPKNLVVLNMAGNQLEKTFKQVFAFKTLSYVDFSRCESILKIPDLSMSPNIKELKLVYCKNLVKIDDSVGRLDKLELWDLTGCKKLETLPSCLSMKSLRSFNLDSCRSLKMFPPNISQEMKSLKRLHLYGTGISELPQSFGNLTGITDLVLGYWAVRLHLPGSIYNLQCLQILYLIGDFTFPKDEEPLCNSYGGFSKYVFPSLNSLFFSDFSNLSEMEFILNYCCPPTLGELYINGSNIVNLPKSIDRFQSLEFLEIARCYGLEEIPRFPQSVRYVSAPAREILVQIPEILRLPPNIPPCLGVSSHMLIGPHPHSSSTISPVSVPEKYVFLSDYNFVVDLLGDEIIEIPNWLNHQRNGNSISFFIGPEIPTITLCLCVEIKMIAYDIYDVNYHAVISINGCERLFESSCFSNKYGAQLVFCCRLQSSLQILFEDLNLGDRNLVQIFCEASNDTGKIVSEIKRVGVHVECICSPQKSQKVSKKRNWPLESRICTCLCLAQTHCQCPKQLCSTYSTGPTSVHSGYSDNCIISSAMDGGGSSSISLSSNSGLSMDVTNGSEFDFGFQSTLGDGFDMGSSSLIDDSDFSPYP; via the exons ATGGCGCTTGTGACCACCAAAGGAGCctcatcttcctcttcctctttcacCCACCAACCCAAGAACTTCAATGTTTTTTTGAGTTTCAGAGGTGAAGACACCCGTTTTGGTTTTGTAAGCCATCTGTATCACGCTTTGTGTCTCCAAGGTATTCACACCTTCATCGATAATGATCTTGAAAGGGGAGAAGAAATTTCTACAGAGCTTCTCAAAACCATTGAGAATTCAACGTTGTCAGTTATTATATTTTCTGAAAACTATGCATCCTCCGCTTGGTGTTTGGATGAACTTGCTAAGATTATTGAGTGTTGGGAAAATATTCAATCGGTGTTACCAACTTTTTACAAAGTGGATTCATATGGAGTTCGTAAATCGGTGTTaccaattttttacaaggtgGATCCATCTAAAGTTCGTAAGCAGCAAGGAAAGTTTGGGGAAGCACTAACTAgacatgaagaaaattttaatgataaaGAGAAAGTACAAAGGTGGAGGAAAGCTCTACTTAAGGCAGGCGGAATTTCTGGATGGCACTGCAATAACAG CAACGAATGTGAACTTATCCAAGAAATTGTTAAAGAGATCTCAAAGTCTAAACTAAATCAGATGGAATTACATGTTGCTAAATATCCAGTTGGAATAAAGTCTCGTGCAGAGGCTTTAATAACACATTTATATATTGAATCAAATGAGGATATTCACATGGTAGCGATCTATGGCCTTGGTGGAGTAGGCAAAACTACAATCGCAAAAgatatttataacaaaatttcaCATCATTTCAAAGCAAAAGTTTTTCTAGAGAATGTTAGAGAGAGGTCACAGACAAATGAAGGCATAATATGTCTACAAAAGATACTTCTTTCTAAGATCTTAGGGAGCAGGAATTTGGAAGTGTGTAATGTATCTATTGGAATCACTATGATAAATGAATGTCTTTGCCAAAAGAGGGTTCTTATCATACTTGACGATGTGGATAATttggaccaaatagaaaaaatgcTTGGAAAATGTGATCAGTTTGCTGCTGGAAGTAGAATCATTATGACAACAAGAAATAAACGCTTGCTTGGAACTCTTGGAAATGGTATTTCAACCTATGAATATGAGGTCAAGGaattaaatgaaaatgaagCTATTGAACTCTTTAGTAAGCATGCTTTCCAAAGTAACAAACCCAATGGAGATTATTTGGAACTTGCGCACAAAGTTATACATTATGCCAAAGGCCTTCCACTAGCTCTTGTAGTAATGGGTGCTGATTTGTATCGAAGACCAAAACTTGAATGGGAAAGTGCTctaaaaaagtatgaaaaaattCCGAATGGAGATATTCAAAAGATACTGAAAATAAGTTATGATGGATTAGATGAAAATGAACAGAATATTTTCCttgatattgcatgtttcttcaAGGGATATTGCATGAATTATGATAAGGTTGTGGCTATACTAGAAGGTTGTGATTTAGAACCAGTAGATGGTATTTCAAGACTTATTGATAAATGTCTCGTGACTGGTGATCATTATAATGAATTGTCAATGCATGATTTGCTACAAAGAATGGGTAGAGAAATTGTTCGACAAGAATCACCACAAAATCCAGGAGAACGTAGTAGACTATGGCATTGTGAGGATGTTCTTGAGGTACTAACTAAAAATACG GGGTCAGATATAATTCAAAGCATAAGGTTGGATCCGTCTGAGCCAATAGAGTTGCAATTGAATGCACAAATATTTCGTAAGATGAAAAATCTTAGATTGCTTACAATTCACAATGTACATTGCCAAGGACACCTTGAATATCTTCCCAATGGGTTAAATCTGCTTGATTGGCCTGAATATCCATTCCCTCTGCTTCCATCCCATTTTTCTCCTAAAAATCTGGTCGTACTCAACATGGCCGGTAACCAATTAGAGAAAACATTCAAGCAG GTTTTTGCATTCAAAACCTTGAGTTATGTGGACTTCAGTCGGTGTGAATCCATTTTGAAAATACCCGACTTATCAATGAGCCCAAACATAAAGGAATTGAAACTTGTGTACTGTAAAAATTTAGTTAAGATTGATGACTCCGTGGGGCGTCTTGATAAGCTTGAACTGTGGGACCTTACGGGTTGCAAAAAACTTGAAACTCTTCCGAGTTGTCTCTCGATGAAGTCTCTTAGATCTTTTAATCTTGATTCCTGCAGAAGCCTTAAGATGTTCCCCCCCAATATTTCGCAAGAAATGAAAAGTTTAAAGAGGTTACATTTGTACGGGACTGGAATTAGTGAGTTGCCTCAGTCATTTGGGAATCTCACTGGGATTACTGATTTAGTTCTCGGATACTGGGCGGTACGGCTACATCTTCCAGGTAGCATCTATAACTTACAATGTCTTCAGATTCTCTATCTTATTGGCGATTTCACATTTCCGAAGGACGAGGAGCCACTGTGCAATTCTTACGGAGGCTTTTCCAAATATGTTTTTCCAAGCTTGAACAGTCTATTTTTTTCCGATTTTTCAAATCTCTCAGAAAtggaatttattttgaattattgtTGCCCCCCTACATTGGGAGAATTATATATCAATGGTAGCAATATTGTTAACCTCCCAAAAAGCATTGACAGATTTCAGAGTTTAGAATTTCTCGAAATCGCACGTTGCTATGGACTTGAGGAAATTCCAAGGTTTCCACAAAGTGTAAGATATGTATCTGCACCAGCAAGGGAAATATTGGTTCAG ATTCCAGAAATATTAAGGCTTCCACCAAATATACCACCTTGTTTAGGTGTGAGTAGCCACATGTTAATAGGTCCACACCCCCACTCATCTTCTACAATATCCCCAGTGAGTGTCCCCGAGAAGTATGTCTTCCTTAGTGACTATAACTTTGTGGTAGATTTACTTGGGGATGAGATCATTGAGATTCCAAATTGGTTAAACCACCAACGCAATGGAAATTCAATATCATTCTTCATTGGTCCAGAAATTCCAACAATTACTCTGTGTCTGTGTGTTGAGATTAAAATGATAGCGTATGATATTTATGATGTTAATTATCATGCTGTCATTTCCATCAATGGTTGTGAACGACTGTTTGAAAGCTCATGTTTTAGTAATAAATATGGTGCGCAGCTGGTGTTTTGTTGTAGACTTCAGAGCTCATTGCAGATACTATTTGAGGACTTGAATCTAGGTGATCGGAATCTTGTTCAGATTTTCTGTGAAGCCTCAAATGATACTGGAAAAATTGTTTCTGAGATTAAAAGGGTAGGGGTCCATGTAGAATGCATTTGTTCTCctcaaaaatcacaaaaagtTAGCAAAAAGAGAAACTGGCCCCTAGAATCAAGGATCTGCACATGTTTGTGTTTAGCACAAACCCATTGCCAGTGTCCAAAGCAGCTTTGCTCCACATATTCAACAGGACCAACTTCAGTGCATTCAGGCTATTCGGACAATTGTATTATCTCAAGTGCTATGGATGGTGGCGGGTCATCCTCGATTTCTTTGTCATCTAATTCAGGGCTTTCTATGGACGTGACAAATGGGTCtgaatttgattttggatttcaaTCAACCCTTGGTGATGGGTTTGACATGGGTTCTTCCTCTTTAATAGATGATTCTGACTTTAGTCCATATCCATAG
- the LOC126731345 gene encoding disease resistance protein RPV1-like isoform X5, giving the protein MALVTTKGASSSSSSFTHQPKNFNVFLSFRGEDTRFGFVSHLYHALCLQGIHTFIDNDLERGEEISTELLKTIENSTLSVIIFSENYASSAWCLDELAKIIECWENIQSVLPTFYKVDSYGVRKSVLPIFYKVDPSKVRKQQGKFGEALTRHEENFNDKEKVQRWRKALLKAGGISGWHCNNSSNECELIQEIVKEISKSKLNQMELHVAKYPVGIKSRAEALITHLYIESNEDIHMVAIYGLGGVGKTTIAKDIYNKISHHFKAKVFLENVRERSQTNEGIICLQKILLSKILGSRNLEVCNVSIGITMINECLCQKRVLIILDDVDNLDQIEKMLGKCDQFAAGSRIIMTTRNKRLLGTLGNGISTYEYEVKELNENEAIELFSKHAFQSNKPNGDYLELAHKVIHYAKGLPLALVVMGADLYRRPKLEWESALKKYEKIPNGDIQKILKISYDGLDENEQNIFLDIACFFKGYCMNYDKVVAILEGCDLEPVDGISRLIDKCLVTGDHYNELSMHDLLQRMGREIVRQESPQNPGERSRLWHCEDVLEVLTENTGSDIIQSIRLDPSEPIELQLNAQIFRKMKNLRLLTIHNVRCQGHLEYLPNGLNLLDWPEYPFPLLPFHFSPKNLVVLNMAGNQLEKTFKQVFAFKTLSYVDFSRCESILKIPDLSMSPNIKELKLAHCKNLVKIDDSVGRLDKLEVWDLTGCKKLETLPSCLSMKSLRSFNLDSCRSLKMFPPNISQEMKSLKRLHLYGTGISELPQSFGNLTGITDLVLGYWAVRLHLPGSIYNLQCLQILYLIGDFTFPKDEEPLCNSYGGFSKYVFPSLNSLFFSDFSNLSEMEFILNYCCPPTLGELYINGSNIVNLPKSIDRFQSLEFLEIARCYGLEEIPRFPQSVRYVSAPAREILVQIPEILRLPPNIPPCLGVSSHMLIGPHPHSSSTISPVSVPEKYVFLSDYNFVVDLLGDEIIEIPNWLNHQRNGNSISFFIGPEIPTITLCLCVEIKMIAYDIYDVNYHAVISINGCERLFESSCFSNKYGAQLVFCCRLQSSLQILFEDLNLGDRNLVQIFCEASNDTGKIVSEIKRVGVHVECICSPQKSQKVSKKRNWPLESRICTCLCLAQTHCQCPKQLCSTYSTGPTSVHSGYSDNCIISSAMDGGGSSSISLSSNSGLSMDVTNGSEFDFGFQSTLGDGFDMGSSSLIDDSDFSPYP; this is encoded by the exons ATGGCGCTTGTGACCACCAAAGGAGCctcatcttcctcttcctctttcacCCACCAACCCAAGAACTTCAATGTTTTTTTGAGTTTCAGAGGTGAAGACACCCGTTTTGGTTTTGTAAGCCATCTGTATCACGCTTTGTGTCTCCAAGGTATTCACACCTTCATCGATAATGATCTTGAAAGGGGAGAAGAAATTTCTACAGAGCTTCTCAAAACCATTGAGAATTCAACGTTGTCAGTTATTATATTTTCTGAAAACTATGCATCCTCCGCTTGGTGTTTGGATGAACTTGCTAAGATTATTGAGTGTTGGGAAAATATTCAATCGGTGTTACCAACTTTTTACAAAGTGGATTCATATGGAGTTCGTAAATCGGTGTTaccaattttttacaaggtgGATCCATCTAAAGTTCGTAAGCAGCAAGGAAAGTTTGGGGAAGCACTAACTAgacatgaagaaaattttaatgataaaGAGAAAGTACAAAGGTGGAGGAAAGCTCTACTTAAGGCAGGCGGAATTTCTGGATGGCACTGCAATAACAG CAGCAACGAATGTGAACTTATCCAAGAAATTGTTAAAGAGATCTCAAAGTCTAAACTAAATCAGATGGAATTACATGTTGCTAAATATCCAGTTGGAATAAAGTCTCGTGCAGAGGCTTTAATAACACATTTATATATTGAATCAAATGAGGATATTCACATGGTAGCGATCTATGGCCTTGGTGGAGTAGGCAAAACTACAATCGCAAAAgatatttataacaaaatttcaCATCATTTCAAAGCAAAAGTTTTTCTAGAGAATGTTAGAGAGAGGTCACAGACAAATGAAGGCATAATATGTCTACAAAAGATACTTCTTTCTAAGATCTTAGGGAGCAGGAATTTGGAAGTGTGTAATGTATCTATTGGAATCACTATGATAAATGAATGTCTTTGCCAAAAGAGGGTTCTTATCATACTTGACGATGTGGATAATttggaccaaatagaaaaaatgcTTGGAAAATGTGATCAGTTTGCTGCTGGAAGTAGAATCATTATGACAACAAGAAATAAACGCTTGCTTGGAACTCTTGGAAATGGTATTTCAACCTATGAATATGAGGTCAAGGaattaaatgaaaatgaagCTATTGAACTCTTTAGTAAGCATGCTTTCCAAAGTAACAAACCCAATGGAGATTATTTGGAACTTGCGCACAAAGTTATACATTATGCCAAAGGCCTTCCACTAGCTCTTGTAGTAATGGGTGCTGATCTGTATCGAAGACCAAAACTTGAATGGGAAAGTGCTctaaaaaagtatgaaaaaattCCGAATGGAGATATTCAAAAGATACTGAAAATAAGTTATGATGGATTAGATGAAAATGAACAGAATATTTTCCttgatattgcatgtttcttcaAGGGATATTGCATGAATTATGATAAGGTTGTGGCTATACTAGAAGGTTGTGATTTAGAACCAGTAGATGGTATTTCAAGACTTATTGATAAATGTCTCGTGACTGGTGATCATTATAATGAATTGTCAATGCATGATTTGCTACAAAGAATGGGTAGAGAAATTGTTCGACAAGAATCACCACAAAATCCAGGAGAACGTAGTAGACTATGGCATTGTGAGGATGTTCTTGAGGTATTAACTGAAAATACG GGGTCAGATATAATTCAAAGCATAAGGTTGGATCCGTCTGAGCCAATAGAGTTGCAATTGAATGCACAAATATTTCGTAAGATGAAAAATCTTAGATTGCTTACAATTCACAATGTACGTTGCCAAGGACACCTTGAATATCTTCCCAATGGGTTAAATCTGCTTGATTGGCCTGAATATCCATTCCCTCTGCTTCCATTTCATTTTTCTCCTAAAAATCTGGTCGTACTCAACATGGCCGGTAACCAATTAGAGAAAACATTCAAGCAG GTTTTTGCATTCAAAACCTTGAGTTATGTGGACTTCAGTCGGTGTGAATCCATTTTGAAAATACCCGACTTATCAATGAGCCCAAACATAAAGGAATTGAAACTTGCGCACTGTAAAAATTTAGTTAAGATTGATGACTCCGTGGGGCGTCTTGATAAGCTTGAAGTGTGGGAC CTTACGGGTTGCAAAAAACTTGAAACTCTTCCGAGTTGTCTCTCGATGAAGTCTCTTAGATCTTTTAATCTTGATTCCTGCAGAAGCCTTAAGATGTTCCCCCCCAATATTTCGCAAGAAATGAAAAGTTTAAAGAGGTTACATTTGTACGGGACTGGAATTAGTGAGTTGCCTCAGTCATTTGGGAATCTCACTGGGATTACTGATTTAGTTCTCGGATACTGGGCGGTACGGCTACATCTTCCAGGTAGCATCTATAACTTACAATGTCTTCAGATTCTCTATCTTATTGGCGATTTCACATTTCCGAAGGACGAGGAGCCACTGTGCAATTCTTACGGAGGCTTTTCCAAATATGTTTTTCCAAGCTTGAACAGTCTATTTTTTTCCGATTTTTCAAATCTCTCAGAAAtggaatttattttgaattattgtTGCCCCCCTACATTGGGAGAATTATATATCAATGGTAGCAATATTGTTAACCTCCCAAAAAGCATTGACAGATTTCAGAGTTTAGAATTTCTCGAAATCGCACGTTGCTATGGACTTGAGGAAATTCCAAGGTTTCCACAAAGTGTAAGATATGTATCTGCACCAGCAAGGGAAATATTGGTTCAG ATTCCAGAAATATTAAGGCTTCCACCAAATATACCACCTTGTTTAGGTGTGAGTAGCCACATGTTAATAGGTCCACACCCCCACTCATCTTCTACAATATCCCCAGTGAGTGTCCCCGAGAAGTATGTCTTCCTTAGTGACTATAACTTTGTGGTAGATTTACTTGGGGATGAGATCATTGAGATTCCAAATTGGTTAAACCACCAACGCAATGGAAATTCAATATCATTCTTCATTGGTCCAGAAATTCCAACAATTACTCTGTGTCTGTGTGTTGAGATTAAAATGATAGCGTATGATATTTATGATGTTAATTATCATGCTGTCATTTCCATCAATGGTTGTGAACGACTGTTTGAAAGCTCATGTTTTAGTAATAAATATGGTGCGCAGCTGGTGTTTTGTTGTAGACTTCAGAGCTCATTGCAGATACTATTTGAGGACTTGAATCTAGGTGATCGGAATCTTGTTCAGATTTTCTGTGAAGCCTCAAATGATACTGGAAAAATTGTTTCTGAGATTAAAAGGGTAGGGGTCCATGTAGAATGCATTTGTTCTCctcaaaaatcacaaaaagtTAGCAAAAAGAGAAACTGGCCCCTAGAATCAAGGATCTGCACATGTTTGTGTTTAGCACAAACCCATTGCCAGTGTCCAAAGCAGCTTTGCTCCACATATTCAACAGGACCAACTTCAGTGCATTCAGGCTATTCGGACAATTGTATTATCTCAAGTGCTATGGATGGTGGCGGGTCATCCTCGATTTCTTTGTCATCTAATTCAGGGCTTTCTATGGACGTGACAAATGGGTCtgaatttgattttggatttcaaTCAACCCTTGGTGATGGGTTTGACATGGGTTCTTCCTCTTTAATAGATGATTCTGACTTTAGTCCATATCCATAG